In Poecilia reticulata strain Guanapo linkage group LG1, Guppy_female_1.0+MT, whole genome shotgun sequence, one genomic interval encodes:
- the sorbs2a gene encoding sorbin and SH3 domain-containing protein 2 isoform X8, whose protein sequence is MNTDSGGIARKSVALSLILSPMKRVQSSPNLATANDSHSSEFDTWRSRSATDGLKNGDASSSSLAAKGFRSVRPNLQDKKSPTQDVSPLPQPPPRRESFNLLSIGTNPPEFNPIIELPNDLSSRRLTFTKNDKAVLKESYTVSSTSSYSYSETSGNSVQQVNQSTAANNMSNLNASATTSTQKRKVSSLKLTPVTIPDPPDHVNPQFEAHSKILTSGSLSPSSPPPQMASNTPQPPSQKASVYVHLNAENLKNPAALASNPRVEVKVPEQDPDQTSTQVKMTMPPPSIPPRPSPAQLLGQVLSHAMNGSSSHPQRPMSPPSYPPPPPSLHTGLQRHSRSSEGSESVTRESVVSGHTSISSTVPLARFSEEEKKVSIVKAPHYEGIGPVDESGIPIAIRTTVDRPKDWYKTMFKQIHKVHKADDDYSGTYNATYAFINNADNYSTTMAHPPPRTHTYRPLSKSPSDNGGQRVPREPSPSPAPPPPPPMPSLLQLRARDSDRDKDSTDMNEWGPPDRKVDTRKYRAEPKSIFEYEPGKSSILEHERPTYDDIDLENEPWYKFFSELEFGRPPPKKRLDYNPDISTRQRIETTLHIAPADKASERPASAASDYRKRRKSEPSSSQVNAQSQSRAATSPRPVDAYRSSSSLKKPVIRSSPSSPSRAKGGDACNMFSNSISTPGPYESTSLPPLLSDSDHCHEDASQAGSSSSKQSVFCTNNWQANSQDDKTWSSSEEPPSSGKLKSRSCDDLLNDGHSGSGGQNATRSESAGSLMCDGNIPTVSSSTHSLPPLHRRRAHDSPGFLQLYRKMHQIDRAQLIPSEVIRSVRARILELERQPHLLRHHLSPWIPSWGVEVPRDMVPNRISEYERLIQKSKSMPNLGDGEVPSGTTTPGGSSSRASSGGGVTPSFPKRRFSIESLLEEDPNSNNRTVRHSMDHIPRSPPEGQPRVGPEPGRGKSFSAPPVPQGPQANPDYSDSEQDAIASDLSDFIQVEGSSFCSESDFDHCSLTSSESLYGSSTLHHHLRHHHHHHQGHQSLGQSQGYQHRHLISTCKGRCPASYTRFTTMLRHERERARQENQRQQSRNSHFQIQGSQSHQAMSKLAFLVSPVPFRRKKGSPPTSRRSSGGGGRGSRPKSKQAIYEALDAALRDIYEHIQAERGHRSSRPPDDSILRRILAELLPSVPERSSSLRGRRSCWHGGHSSTSVYPDGSPTGYASHRGEPSTPSLQSPRLQSPISACYGRHLETSNNNEYGEEQGNGNGLCYSDQDVSRSYSTLDDRHTPQSRRATPDKEVSHKQMTQLILFSLLYQKQPARAIYDFKAQTAKELTFKKGDAVNIIRQIDNNWYEGEHRGRVGIFPIAYVEKMPSSEKHQPIRPPPPAQVREIGDAVARYNFNADTNVELSLRKGERIVVVRQVDQNWYEGKIPGTTKQGIFPVSYVEIVKHSPSKSSAHHVDPHAYSRTPSSTPIKSFYHLPPSLPSPQPSVRTLDLQAITSEWLSLTLDPSAPTPTPSLTATPLPPTPPPLPADLTPLLTAQEPTSASAAASHKGFSFSHQPSSRSPVSSDRRAGLGHTPAALCLSQPSPPLPPPLPPPVSSSFTFVLPDRLSMRNGKQLQVSESDSAFSFTRPQPLTCTKSVTGTFPSHLPEQQPSAPAHESSKLPDIELHVRDPYDELLSAAPDEFSADDTDISKEPSVEFICAKLNGESKSRWFQNNIQQPSPPAAAGDSPGTVHLKPQFHEPLSMKPLSVFIEEQPASVNEELVDPHRPPSEQGHTYTELFIEEEDEDMTDKEENIRELNERISPQAETSSSSSSSQLPHSDRLPFLTPSPPASTFPPSVIPASSRSSRSQQHDSSFSPVLPHSPPCLPHLTTCGLPAVSCCPSVPSPPSHLSDPSAVVPVSQTSTSPCPPSPVTSCSVSESVFPPPAPFPPKTASPPLSSPHSPNTAPVVSHAGHRSPKVKDPVVGGKPPRSPILSRRSYLSPVRGRRRLVQDALHGGGDPYQALYNYMPRNEDELELKEGDVVDVMEKCDDGWFVGTSRRSKLFGTFPGNYVKQL, encoded by the exons ATAGTGGAGGAATTGCAAGAAAAAGCGTGGCCTTGTCACTCATACTCTCTCCAATGAAGAGGGTCCAGAGCTCACCAAATTTGGCCACAG CTAATGATTCTCACTCATCAGAGTTTG ATACTTGGCGGTCCCGCAGCGCTACTGATGGTTTGAAGAATGGAGATGCCAGCAGTTCATCTCTTGCTGCCAAAGGATTTCGGAGTGTCAGACCCAACCTACAGGACAAAAAGTCTCCCACACAG GATGTCAGTCCCTTGCCACAGCCACCCCCCAGGAGAGAGAGCTTTAACCTCTTGTCCATTGGCACCAATCCACCGGAATTCAACCCAATCATTGAGCTGCCTAATGACTTAAGTTCTAGAAGgctaacattcacaaagaaTGACAAAGCTGTATTAAAAGAATCCTACACAGTTAGCAGCACATCCTCTTACTCTTACTCAGAGACCAGTGGAAATTCAGTCCAGCAGGTTAATCAGTCCACAGCTGCAAATAATATGAGCAACCTCAATGCCTCTGCCACTACCAGCACACAGAAACGTAAGGTTTCTTCACTTAAACTAACCCCAGTCACTATCCCTGACCCCCCTGATCACGTTAACCCTCAATTTGAAGCCCATTCCAAGATCCTGACCTCAGGCTCCCTCTCACCATCTTCTCCACCTCCACAAATGGCTTCAAACACACCCCAACCCCCATCACAGAAGGCTTCAGTTTATGTCCACTTAAAtgcagaaaatctaaaaaatccAGCAGCTTTGGCTTCAAATCCAAGAGTGGAGGTGAAGGTTCCAGAACAAGATCCAGATCAGACCTCAACGCAAGTGAAGATGACAATGCCTCCTCCTTCTATTCCACCAAGACCTTCGCCTGCACAACTGTTG GGTCAGGTTCTTTCTCATGCAATGAATGGAAGTTCCAGCCATCCACAGAGGCCCATGTCTCCACCATCatatcctcctcctcctccatcactCCACACAGGCCTCCAGAGACACAGCAGGAGCTCAG AGGGCAGTGAATCGGTCACCAGGGAGTCTGTGGTTTCAGGTCACACCAGCATCAGCAGCACAGTGCCCCTCGCTCGCttctcagaagaagaaaagaaggtgTCCATCGTTAAAGCCCCGCATTACGAAGGCATTGGACCTGTGGATGAGTCTGGCATCCCTATTGCCATTCGCACG ACAGTTGACAGGCCAAAAGATTGGTACAAAACTATGTTCAAACAGATTCACAAAGTTCACAAAGCAG ATGATGACTACTCTGGCACATACAATGCAACATATGCTTTCATAAACAATG CCGACAACTACAGCACCACCATGGCCCACCCACCTCCTCGGACACACACATATAGACCTCTGTCCAAAAGCCCCTCAGACAACGGTGGGCAGCGGGTTCCTCGGGAGCCCTCACCTTCCccagcaccaccaccacctccaccaATGCCCTCCCTCCTGCAGCTTAGGGCCAGAGACAGCGACCGGGACAAAGATTCAACAGACAT GAATGAATGGGGTCCTCCAGACAGGAAAGTGGACACACGAAAGTACCGCGCAGAGCCCAAGAGTATTTTTGAGTATGAGCCTGGCAAGTCATCAATTCTGGAGCATGAAAGACCA ACCTATGATGACATAGATTTAGAGAACGAGCCTTGGTATAAGTTCTTTTCCGAGCTGGAGTTTGGGCGGCCG CCTCCTAAAAAACGTCTGGATTATAATCCAGACATCTCCACCCGCCAGCGCATTGAG ACGACCCTCCACATCGCCCCGGCTGACAAGGCTTCAGAGAGACCTGCAAG TGCTGCCAGCGACTACAGGAAAAGAAGGAAGTCTGAGCCATCAAGTTCACAAGTGAATGCCCAGTCCCAGAGCAGAGCTGCAACTTCCCCTAGACCAGTGGATGCCTACAGATCCAGCAGCAGCCTAAAGAAACCCGTCATACGTTCCTCACCTTCCTCACCCTCCAGAGCCAAAG GTGGGGACGCATGCAACATGTTTTCAAACAGTATAAGCACCCCAGGTCCTTATGAGAGTacctctctccctcctctccttTCTGACTCTGATCATTGCCACGAGGATGCCAGCCAGGCAGGCAGCTCTTCCTCAAAACAGTCTGTCTTCTGCACAAACAACTGGCAGGCAAACAGCCAGGATGATAAAACATGGAGCAGTTCAGAGGAACCACCCTCCTCTGGCAAGCTCAAATCCCGCAGTTGCGATGACTTGCTTAACGACGGacattctggttctggtggccAAAATGCCACTCGTTCAGAAAGCGCTGGGTCGTTGATGTGTGATGGGAACATTCCTACGGTATCATCCTCTACTCATTCACTGCCCCCTCTCCATCGACGACGTGCGCACGATTCTCCAGGTTTCCTCCAGCTCTATCGTAAAATGCACCAGATTGACCGAGCTCAGCTCATCCCGTCTGAAGTAATCCGTTCCGTACGTGCTCGCATTCTGGAACTAGAGCGCCAGCCTCATTTGCTTCGCCATCACCTTTCTCCTTGGATACCCTCCTGGGGTGTGGAAGTGCCAAGGGACATGGTGCCAAACCGCATTTCCGAATACGAGCGTCTAATTCAGAAGTCCAAATCCATGCCTAACTTGGGTGACGGTGAGGTGCCTTCGGGCACAACAACACCGGGTGGTTCGTCATCTCGTGCTAGCAGTGGGGGTGGCGTGACTCCCAGTTTTCCAAAACGTCGTTTTTCCATTGAGTCATTACTAGAGGAAGATCCCAATAGCAACAACAGGACTGTACGTCACAGTATGGATCATATACCTCGTAGCCCACCGGAGGGACAACCTCGTGTTGGACCCGAGCCCGGACGTGGGAAATCATTTTCGGCTCCTCCTGTTCCTCAAGGCCCACAAGCAAATCCTGACTATTCTGATAGTGAACAAGACGCCATCGCATCTGATCTCAGTGACTTCATCCAGGTGGAGGGTTCTTCATTTTGCAGTGAGAGTGATTTTGACCATTGCTCCCTAACTTCCTCTGAAAGCTTGTATGGATCGTCCACCCTCCACCACCACCTTCgtcaccaccaccatcatcatcaagGTCACCAAAGTCTAGGCCAGAGCCAGGGCTACCAACACCGCCACCTCATTAGCACTTGCAAGGGCCGCTGCCCAGCCTCATACACTCGTTTTACGACCATGCTTCGCCATGAGAGAGAGCGAGCACGACAAGAGAACCAGAGACAGCAGAGCCGCAACAGCCATTTCCAAATTCAGGGCTCGCAGTCTCACCAAGCAATGTCCAAGCTGGCCTTCTTGGTCAGCCCAGTGCCTTTCCGCAGGAAAAAGGGCTCACCACCTACCTCGAGAAGAAGCAGTGGTGGAGGAGGACGGGGTAGCAGACCCAAGTCCAAACAGGCCATTTATGAAGCACTTGATGCAGCCTTGAGAGACATTTATGAGCACATTCAAGCAGAGAGAGGCCACAGAAGCTCTAGGCCACCTGATGACAGTATTTTGAGACGGATCCTGGCTGAACTGTTGCCAAGTGTGCCTGAAAGAAGCTCCTCTTTGCGAGGGCGGAGGAGTTGCTGGCATGGGGGTCACTCCTCTACATCTGTTTACCCAGATGGAAGCCCGACTGGGTATGCTTCACACAGAGGAGAACCATCCACACCAAGCCTACAGTCACCAAGGTTACAGTCGCCAATCAGTGCCTGCTATGGACGACATTTGGAGACGTCAAACAATAATGAATATGGGGAAGAGCAAGGCAACGGAAATGGTCTTTGTTATTCAG ACCAGGATGTATCGAGGAGTTATTCCACCCTGGATGATCGACACACACCGCAGAGCAGAAGAGCAACTCCTGACAAAGAG GTCTCCCATAAACAGATGACACAACTTATTCTGTTCTCTCTCCTCTATCAGAAACAGCCTGCAAGAGCAATTTATGATTTTAAGGCACAAACGGCAAA GGagttgacatttaaaaaggGCGATGCGGTCAACATCATCAGGCAAATAGATAACAACTGGTACGAAGGCGAGCACAGAGGCCGAGTGGGCATCTTCCCCATCGCATACGTTGAG AAGATGCCGTCGTCAGAGAAGCATCAGCCAatccgtcctcctcctccagctcaggTCAGGGAGATCGGCGACGCTGTGGCACGCTATAACTTCAATGCTGACACTAACGTGGAGCTGTCACTAAGAAAG GGGGAGAGAATTGTAGTCGTCAGGCAGGTGGACCAGAACTGGTATGAGGGGAAGATTCCGGGAACAACCAAGCAAGGCATCTTTCCGGTTTCCTATGTTGAAATTGTCAAGCACTCTCCATCCAAGAGCTCCGCCCATCATGTAGACCCGCATGCTTACAGCCGGACACCAAGCTCCACCCCCATCAAG TCCTTCTATCACCTCCCTCCATCTCTTCCTTCCCCTCAGCCCTCTGTGAGAACGCTCGACCTGCAGGCCATCACCAGCGAGTGGCTCTCGCTCACACTGGACCCATCagcccccacccccaccccttCACTCACAGCCACTCCTTTACCTCCCACACCACCCCCTCTCCCCGCCGACCTCACCCCCCTCCTGACGGCACAGGAGCCGACCTCAGCCTCAGCCGCTGCATCACATAAAGGTTTCTCCTTTTCACACCAGCCATCTTCCAGAAGTCCTGTTTCCTCTGACAGGAGAGCGGGTTTAGGTCACACCCCAGCTGCTCTTTGTCTCTCCCAGCCCTCCCCGCCACTGcctccccctcttcctcctcctgtctcttccTCATTCACCTTCGTGCTGCCGGATCGTTTATCGATGCGCAACGGGAAGCAGCTACAGGTTTCTGAGTCAGACAGTGCTTTCAGCTTTACTAGGCCTCAACCTTTGACCTGCACCAAATCAGTGACAGGAACATTTCCCTCACATCTCCCAGAGCAGCAACCATCTGCTCCTGCGCACGAAAGCAGCAAACTGCCCGACATCGAGCTGCACGTTAGAGACCCTTATGATGAGCTGCTGTCAGCAGCTCCAGATGAGTTCAGTGCAGATGACACTGACATTTCAAAAGAGCCTTCAGTAGAGTTCATATGTGCCAAGTTGAATGGTGAATCTAAGAGCAGATGGTTTCAGAACAATATCCAACAACCCagtcctccagcagcagctggtgaCTCACCTGGCACTGTTCACCTAAAACCGCAATTTCATGAACCTTTAAGCATGAAGcctctttctgttttcattgaAGAGCAGCCAGCATCAGTAAATGAGGAGCTGGTTGATCCTCACAGGCCACCTTCAGAACAaggacacacatacacagagtTATTCATAGAGGAAGAAGACGAAGACATGACAGACAAAGAGGAGAACATTAGAGAGTTAAATGAGCGGATAAGTCCACAG GCTGaaacctcttcctcctcctcctcatcacaGCTACCTCACTCTGACCGCCTTCCCTTCCTCACTCCATCCCCCCCAGCATCCACTTTCCCTCCTTCTGTTATTCCTGCCTCCTCCAGATCTTCCCGATCCCAACAACATGACTCCTCCTTTTCCCCTGTCCTTCCTCATTCCCCCCCATGCCTCCCTCACCTTACAACCTGTGGACTTCCTGCAGTCTCCTGCTGCCCGTCTGttccctctcctccctctcacCTTTCGGACCCCTCTGCAGTCGTTCCTGTCTCCCAGACCTCCACTTCTCCCTGTCCACCCAGCCCAGTTACGTCCTGCTCTGTCTCAGAGTCAGTTTTCCCTCCCCCTGCCCCGTTTCCCCCTAAAactgcctctcctcctctctctagTCCCCACTCCCCCAACACTGCCCCCGTTGTATCGCACGCAGGCCATAGGTCCCCCAAAGTGAAG